Within the Trichoderma breve strain T069 chromosome 3, whole genome shotgun sequence genome, the region GACTGCAAGCAAGGAGGCTTCCCTCTGCATGTTTCTCCACTCCCGAATCGAGGGATGTGAGATGTGTTAGCCTCTCTGGAACAAGAAAGATGCACGCGCGCTCATGATCAAAGATCCACCAAAGGCGGCCTGCATATGATCCTTGACAAAGAGAGATGGCGTCTAAACGTAGTCTATTGATGCAGATTTGACTGGACAGGTGGTATGCAGAGCAGAGTCGGCGACTCACCGACCTGCAGCTCCGAGCCCGTTTGCTTTTCAGAAACAATTCCACACAATGAGTGCATGATTCACTGACTGAGTGGGTGATTGGATAGCGTACATGTCAGTACTCGTAGAGCGGAGAGTGGCGCTAGCTGTCTGCATGTCTCAGCAAACCTCCACcatctcctttgcctttATCACGGAGATCATCTCCCAAGCATTGAAATGTAACTTGAGAGACTTTAGGTCATTCATCTTACTGCGAGATGGTAACATGATGGTCTCATAAGATGTTCGCCTCTCCtgcaaaaacaaagacaGCAATCATGTTTGAGATTTCACATTGCATTCAGAATGGATGCCATGCACCTCGCTTCCGCCACAAGGATGCCTGCGTACCCTGCTTCCATGCCTTTGGCGTGACATGCTTTATACGCATAAGCCACGGAGGAGATAGATTGATCCATCTGCAAGATGTGATTTTTTTGCCCCGAAAAGGACATCATGATCCGTGTCTAATGGCCAGCTTAACTTCCTTATACAGGCCCCAAAGCGCTTCCAGGGATTCAGCTTGCCCCTCTCTAACAACCCCGCGCCTTGATAATTGGTTTTGTTTCCGAGTATTAGCTTGGTTGCTACGCTTCTGTACGACTCTAGAGCGGTAGGAGCTGGGGAAATGGCAGTCGTGGGGGCAAAATTCCCTCAAATCACGAGGCGCagtgggaaaagaggcaTCGTGACTTTCGGAGAGCGGACGAATGAGGGGCCTCCAAGGCCTCACGTTACAGGCGCGTAAGAGGGACTAAGGAATCTTGCCGGTACCAACGGCGATTTGGTCATTTAGCACGAAGGCGTGCCCGGCTTCAAGCACCTCGGGGATGGATTTGAACGCAAACTTTGGTTTTGCATGATGAATATCACGCAGAACATCGAATGCTGTTACATAAAATGTGATCTTTGTTCTGAAACTGTTTGACATGCTTCCAAGACACCGCCGAAAGGAATACCTTCGTCACCAGCTTACATGTAATCATGGCGATAACATGTTCCGATGCATCGAGTTCACGCTGAGACTGAAAGTATTATCGACAGCTTATTGTGCGCTCATTATTAACTGAATAGCCAAAATTATAGACAACTCAATTGGCCGTCTTTGCGACATATGACTGCTTGACCGAAACCGCTGCTTAGATCTGAATGTGCGCTCAAGCGCCTTGGAGGTATGTATTGAGTATACCTAAGCCATCGATCTTCATCTCGGTGGTGTATGCGGTCTCCGAGTGGAAGGCAATAGAAGTCAAGATGCGTATATCTATGTTGGACCACCGCCTCGATTTTGCGAGAGCAATATCAGGTCTTAGTACTTTCGGCGTCGATCAAGCACAGGTTTCGTAGGAATAGCCACCTCCACTATTCAACGATCGTTGCGATTCTGCTACTAATTCTCCAAATCTGAGAAAGCCAAAAGAGGAGATTGCAGGAGCTGCACCATCTGTTGGCGATCTCCAATCAAGATGCTCTATTGATTTGGAGGTGCAGCGCACGATGGGGCACTAATTCAATAAAGGCTGCATCGATTCCTCAGATCAAGTGGCTTGGATCTATTCTTTGGGATACAATAAAGGCCCCCAGCGCCATATACGAAAGCAAAAAACATGATAGATCAAAGTTTAACTCATAAACAAAGTTCTCGGTGGATGAGAAATGGCGCACAGCCGAATTCAAGTCAAGCCAAAGACCTGACTTATAAAGTTTGGTGATATATTAACGACTTGTAGAAAGACCCAAGTAGTATATGTGATTAAGGAAGTCAGGGTATTTAGATATATTGCGGAGATTAATTATATCGTAGTAGAGGCGTAGGATATTTTGAATCCGCATCGgtaccatcatcatcttttgcAATGCGGGCCATTTGAAGAAAATTGTTGTCATTTAGTGAAGAAAAATACCATAGCCACATTGGGAAATGGTGATAAAGCTCTACCATCTCCTATTCGTCAGGGCAATAAAAGCGGCTTGGGTGACTGAGAAAAcggattggagatgatggaagccACAAGCTTTGATGGAACCTAGATACAGTGGAGGTACCTTCTGTATTATCTCTGGACTATCCCTCCCTGGTATCTAACTACCTATCTAGATACACTGGTCAATGTGCGGAGAGACAAGGCATgataataaaactaaaagGGTTGGCCTGATCTTGTAATGAAGACATTGTGGTTCAAGGAGGAAGCGTCAGGAATCTCGCGATGATAAGCGATTTTCACATGCAAATTCGGTTGTACCTGCGCATGAATGACATTAGGCTATGAGTTAAAATAGTCATTTGACTTGGCTTAATATATATTACGACAGAATTGAATGCTTGGCTCAGAACCTAAGTGTAACAGAGGGTGGTTTTGGACAGGGTTCTCCGCCTTATAAGCGCCGGCAAATGGCTTAGAGAAGAAGCCCTTTTTGTGTCGCAGTAATAGGTAGTACTAATGTCTGCAAGCCCGTCTTGTTAGTTTATTGGTGAGGAGACGGATTGGCCTCATTGACTCGGCTTACAGCCACTAACACGAGGCTTGTACCTTTTTGTGGTTTCCACCGAGCATTTTAATCAAAGTTCCCGCCCAAGGCGTAATATTATTCGCGCGTCTGGAAtatggtttttttttcttcgcccGCAGCGTCATCCTAAATGTAGACAAGCCGGCGCCTTGCCTTTCCTGTTACCGGGCCCTACCGGCACGGGCCCAACCAGGAAGGGCAGAGCCGTCCGTGGGTGATCGGCGACTATTCGGGATAAAGAAGGCTTCTGGAGACGGCTCTTGGCATAGTATGAGAATATACTCCTTCGGGCAGGTCCATGATATGGGCGTAAGCTTGTTGAGACTTTTGTCTCTCGGCTCATCTTCTAATCCGCCAAGTCTAACCTGAGTAGTTGATGGGTTCACTGACGTTATACGAGAGGTATCTACGGAGTCGGTAGCATTGGCATTACAAATAAGTATAAGACTGGATATTGGCATTATGTATAAAAGGAGCAATCGTTCGCTCTTGAGCCCGAGAAAAATAGACTTCTGAATATACTTCACCAACGTTGCCATTAAAGTAAAAGGCACTATCCTCTCACCATGAAGTTCTCAGTTATTCTGGCCGCTCTTGCCCCGGCCGTTCTGGCATTGCCGGCCTCTGATGCCGCATTGACCAGGCGTCAGACCAGCCTCTCAACCATCACAGACCAATATCTCTTCAGCCTCACCCTCCCTGATTTCATTTCCCGCCGCAATGCCAAGAACCCAGCCACCCTTGACTGGACCTCTGACGGCTGCACCAGCTCACCCGATAACCCCTTTGGATTCCCCTTTGTTCCTGCCTGCTACCGCCACGACTTTGGTTACCAGAACTACCGCATCCAAAACCGATTCACAGAGAGCGGCAAGCTCAGCATCGATAACAACTTCAAGGCCGAGTAAGTTGATGCAATACATATGCTGTTAAGGGCCAAGGACGTTTTGCTGATTATGTCAAACTGTAGTCTATATTTCCAGTGCCAGACATCGAGTGTCCAAAGTGTTTGCAACGCTCTTGCTGATGTTTACTACGCTGCTGTGAGAGCATTCGGAGGTGGCGATGCTTCCCCTGGAAAGCGTGAACAGTCACAAGAGGACTTGGTGAAGGTGTatgaagagaagctggagatttATAACAATGCTGTGAAGGATGCCCAGGACAAGGGACTGCTGCCCATCCTGGAGTAAGAGGATAAAATGTATTGTACGCTTTGATATGATTGACGATACCAAATATGAAATAAATTTGTTCTACTTGACTGGTGGCTGAGGGACTCATTGGATGTTGAAACAAGGAGACGGGAGTGTCTGTGTATAAGCAGCTCTCTCTTCAATGCTTGGTATACAAAGCCCAATATATACCATTGGACAACAAGTTCTCCCATATcaacaagctgcagctcaCGATACGCTCGGAGATCCTTAAGAACAGGCCCCCATGTCTAAGTAATCAAGCTTAATTCTTCCTTGTCTTGTGCGTTTTGCTTCAATATTTTGTACCCCGCACCCTTCAATGTTACCCCGCACCACCGCTCTGGCAATAGTCGGATCAGATAATAGAGGCGTCTCGGTTTCGGCTCGGCGGACGGGAAATACCCAGTGCGGAAAAATACCCATCGCTCACAACAtctccaaggaggagctgaaTTGTTGCATACCAGGCATAATTCCTAGGGCGTTGAATGGCACTTATAGTGGGCCATTCCTTGGAAGGATCCCGATAGAAGCGCCGATCTAGGCCGGCCAATCTTACTATATAAACCTGCACATGGAATGTTGAGGGTATCAGCCATACTTGTCATATGTTAATGAGAATATTGCTTGAATAAGGTATCTTGAATTGTTTTACCTTTTAGACATGTCAGCTCCGGCCCCCAATCCCGTCGTGGCGCCTGATCATGTTCACGCGCTGCTCAATCGTCTTCACGAGGAGTCCCTCACCCAAGAAGCAGCGCTCCCGTCCACGTATTTGAGCAACCCCGATGGATTTGATGACTTGATGAGAGACAAATTCATTGCTCTAGATCAGGATAAGTGTCAATTTGTCTATCAGCTTGCCAGAGCAATTGGGGCTCGCAACATTGCTGAGATCGGTACCAGCTTCGGCGTGAGTACCATCTATCTTGCATTGGCAGTGGGAAGCAATCTAGACCGCTTCGGTGGCGAGGGTAAAGTCATTGCCacagaaaaagagaacacAAAAGCCGAGAAGGCTCGTCAACACTGGAAGGAAGCCGGTGACGATCTGGTGACGCGCCATATCGATTTGAGAGAAGGAGATCTTCTCGAGACGTTAAAGAGTAATGTTCCGCAGCTTGATCTAGTCCTCATTGACAGTAAGTTGAGACTTCAACTGGTAAAAAACCACAGAATCTAATCACTATCTAGTCTGGGCTCCTGTCGCCCTACCTGcactgaagctgctggaacCGAGGCTCAGGCCTGGAGCtgttgtcatcatcgacaatTCAATTAGTTCTGCCACTAGATACAAGGAGCTATTAGGCCACCTGAGGTCTCCAACAAATGGATATACAAATCTGACGCTCCCGTACTCCAACGGTTTGGAGTTGTGCGTCAAGATCTAATAGGAGAGACCTCTGGGAAAAAACAATAATCTTAATATAATCACCACACTACTTACCTCAGAATTCAGTCTGTATGAGCTTTGCTAACCCTTTTCCTGTGACTGGAAAAAGCCCTAGGGCTAGGATTCCCTGGTCGGTTCATCATCAATCTCAATGTTTCCAAGGGTTGTCAAGGAAAACTCCCGACTCATTTCCATAAGTTCCGCCAAACATTCAGGACTTTGGCACCACCATGGGAGCGTAGGCTCAGTATTATCAAGTGTTTGACTTATCACTAACTTTGGCCTCGAATTTCTCTCTATAGCTTCCCGTGGAAGTGCGGAATTGGTTATGTCTGATATCACTGGTGCTGTCATGGGATTTGAGGCTGACTGCGAAGCTCCCTCTGGTGATGAAGGGCCCAACTCCTGCTGGCTAGGCGCCGATGCCAATCCATGGCCAATTTTAAACAATGTCAGCCATTGGTCGTTGTCTGCGGGAGTTTGATTAAGCggatcatcatcaccgtATAAAATAAGCCGAGCTTGGCGGCGAAGAATATCGCAATTGATGGTATCGCCATTTGATCTCGCCGAAACAACAAAATCGCCAAGCCGGGCTGTAAGCACTTCAAATACATTTGGAGGGTTCTGCTTCTCTGGTGACGAGAGAGTTTTCTTCAAAACACCCTTTGAGGCACTGAAAGgttccaagtccaaggacTCGGCACCGATAAGGTAAGGAGGCATTGCGCTCTGCACAAGCATCGCGACCGAAGGCTCGAGCCCTCGATCTCCTTTCCAATCTTTCATGGATTTCCCTCTTCTAAAATGATCCACTAGATGGTCGTTGCGGTCGGACC harbors:
- a CDS encoding methyltransferase domain-containing protein, which encodes MSAPAPNPVVAPDHVHALLNRLHEESLTQEAALPSTYLSNPDGFDDLMRDKFIALDQDKCQFVYQLARAIGARNIAEIVGSNLDRFGGEGKVIATEKENTKAEKARQHWKEAGDDLVTRHIDLREGDLLETLKSNVPQLDLVLIDIWAPVALPALKLLEPRLRPGAVVIIDNSISSATRYKELLGHLRSPTNGYTNLTLPYSNGLELCVKI
- a CDS encoding prokaryotic phospholipase a2 domain-containing protein, encoding MKFSVILAALAPAVLALPASDAALTRRQTSLSTITDQYLFSLTLPDFISRRNAKNPATLDWTSDGCTSSPDNPFGFPFVPACYRHDFGYQNYRIQNRFTESGKLSIDNNFKADLYFQCQTSSVQSVCNALADVYYAAVRAFGGGDASPGKREQSQEDLVKVYEEKLEIYNNAVKDAQDKGLLPILE